TTACGGGCGACGATGCCGTCTCCGCCCTTGGAATTGTCGACGGCCATGATGTAACGCAGCGTCTTGCCGGGCGGCATGTAGATTGGAAATTCGTCCACCGTCGAGGCGACGAGATCGACCTGCCCGGCTTGCAGGGCGCCCATCTTCGCGGGCGTATCTTCCATGACGGTCAGATCGACATCGACGCCCTCGTCCTTGAAGAAGCCCTTGTCGCGCGCGATGTAGAACGGCCCGTAGCCGACCCATGTCGAATGCGCGAGCTTGAGCGTTCCCGCCTCGGCAGGCAAAGCCATGCCCAACGCCAATCCAATGGCCGCAAAACCAATCACTTTGTTCAGCATGTTAGTCTCCCATTCAGAGCCTTCTTGTCCCAAACATCACGCCGGAGCTCCGGATAAGGCGTGACGCTTCCTCATCTTCCACGGTCGGGTATCGCCTCGAAACCGAGACAGTGCCCGCTATCGAACTCTCACCGGCTCGGCGTAGTAGGGCAGCCGGTCGACGCGCGGTGCCCATGTGCCGTCGGCCACCACCTTCAGGACGTGCGCGGCAATTTCCTCCATCGGTGCGAACCACACGTCGCCGCGAGCCAGCACGTTTTCGAGGAAACGGTGAACGACCTCCCAGCGCGCGAGCCGTCCGGTTGCGAAGGGATGCACGACCGGAAACCATAGTCCGCCATGCCGATAGGCTGCTTCGAACTCCTGCGCGAAAGTGAGGAAGCCCTGCTCCGGAGCACGGATCGGCATCATGTAGTCGAGGTCCATCGACTGCACATATTGCGGCCAGTCGTCGAGGCCCCAGTGCGACGGCAGTTCCACCAGCCTGCCGGCGTCGCATTCGAGCAGATAGGGAATGTCGTCGCCCATCAGCGAGGCGTCATAGGCAAAGCCGCGAGCGGCCAGCAGATCGGCGGACCGGTGCGAAAAATTGTAGAGCGGCGCACGCCAGCCGCGCGGCCGCTTGCCGCTGACCCTCTCGATGACCTCGATGCCGCGATCGAGCCAGTGGGCCTCTTCTTCATCCGACAGTTCGCGCGGATGCTCGTGCAGGAAGCCGTGATGGGCAAGCTCGTGGCCGCCTTCGAGGATGGCTTCGATCGCCTGCGGATATTGCTCGATGCACCACGCCGGCACGAAAAAGGTCTGCTTCAAGTCAAGTTGCCGGTAGCTTTCCACAATGCGCGGGACGGCCACCTTCGGCCCGTATTGCAGCATGGAGATCGCCGATACGCGCGAATGTCCGTCCTGCGGATGCGCGATATGCACGAGGCTGTCGGCATCCATGTCGAAGGTGATGCATGCAGCGCATTTCGCGCCGCTCGGCCACGGAATCCGATTGCGGATCATGGCATGATGCTCCCGCCATTGACGCTGATGCCCTGTCCGGTGAAGTAGCGGCCGCCGTCGCCGGCGAGGAAGATGGTAAGCTCGGCCACTTCCTCCGGCTTGCCGAATCGGGCAAGCGGTATGGAGAGTTCCCGCGCGCGCCATTCGGCGCTCATATTGTCCGCGCCCAGCATTTCGGTGTCGATCGGGCCGGGGCAGATCGCATTGACCAGGATGCGCGGCGCGAACTCTTTGGCCCAGGAGCGCACCAGCCCCAACACCCCATGCTTGGAGGCGACATAGGGCGAGAAGGTCTCGCGCCCGTAGTAGGCCATGTCGGAAGCGATCATGACGGCGCGCGCCGGCACCTGCTCGCTACCGTCCATCAGGCCGATCGCCATCTTGCCGACAAGGAAAGAGCCGCGCAGGTTGACGGCGATCACCCGGTCGAAATCGGCCACGGGCGTTTCGAGAAGCGGCGCTTCGTGGATAATGCCGGCACAATGGACCAGGACGTCAAGACCGCCAAAGGCGCCCCTGACAGATTGCCCCAGCGCGAAGACGGCGGCCTCGTCGGAGACGTCGCAGGCGAGCGCCAGAACCTCGGCCGCGCCCGCCTCGCGAGCCGCATGTCCGGCCCCCTCGGGCGAGCGGATGTCTGCCATGGCAACGTGTGCACCCGTTTTGGCGAAGGCCAGGGCGCAGGCAGCGCCGATGCCGCGATAGGCTCCGGTGACGAGGACGCGCCGCGTCATGCCATCACCTCCCCACGGTCCAGCATCAGCGCCTGTCCGGTCATGTCCTTGGCGCCGTCGGAGGCGAGGAAGAGATAGGGCGCAGCCAGATCCTCCGGTTCGAGCAGCCCGGGCAGCACCTGCGCGCCGACGATCTCGGCCAACAGGTCGTCCTCGCCGCGGCCTGTGCGCAGCGACATGTTCTTCAAGGACAGCATCGCCGCCTCGGTCCGTACCCAGCCGGGGCATACCGCATTGACGCGGATGCCCTTGGTCCCAAGTTCCTTGGCCATCACGCGGGTGAAGCCGAGATTGGCGTGCTTGGAGGTGATGTATGCCGAGAACTCCGGCACAGCGACGCGGCTCCAGATCGAGGCGGTGACGACGATGCGGCCGCCTTCGCGCATGTGCGGCACGGCATTGCGGGTCACGTAAAACGTGCCGTTGGTGTTGATGTCCGTGATGCGCCGGAACGTCTCCTCGACGCACTCGTCCGGATCGAGCAGCGGCGTGATCCGCTCCAGGCCGGCATTGTTCACCAGTACGTCGATGCGTCCGAGACCGGCCAGCGCGGATTTGACCGCCGCCGCGTCGGTAATGTCGCATTCGATCGCCCGCACCGGACGCCCGGCTTTGGCAGCGATCTCGCGCGCGGCGTCATGGATGCCCTTGCCCGAGGACAGCACAGTCACATCGGCGCCAGCCAGCGCGAACGCTTCCGCCACGGCGCGGCCGATGCCGCGGCTTGCACCGGTCACCAGCACGCTCTCTCCGGAAAAATCGTAGCGGACGTGGCCCACCGATCAGCCCTTCCTCGCGTGCATGACGCGGCCGATAAGGTTCATCAGCACTTGCGCGGCAAGGATCGAGGTCGAGCCGGAATGGTCGTAGTCGGGAGCGACTTCGACCAGATCTATGCCGACGACGGTGCCGCGCTTCACGAGTGCGGCGAGAATTTCCAACACCTCGTAGTAGATGAAGCCGCCATGGGACGGCGTGCCGGTTCCGGGCGCGATGGAGGGATCGAACCCGTCGATGTCGATGGTGACGTAGTAGCGCGCGCCGGCGGGCACGCGCTCGACAACCGCGTCGATCCCCAACGCTCGGATCTGGCGCACCGACAAGATGTCGGAGCCCATCTCGCGGGCATCCTCGTAGCCTTCCTTCGCCGTTGAGGAGACGTTGCGGATGCCGAGTTGCGAAAGGCCGCTGACATAGGGCTTTTCCGCCGCGCGCCGCATCGGATTGCCGTGCCCGTAACGCACACCATGCCGCTCGTCGACGTAGTCGAGATGCGCATCGATTTGGACGATGTGGATCGGTCCGTTCTTGGCGCAATCGTCCGAGAAGGCGTTGATGCAAGGTATATTGATGGAGTGGTCGCCGCCCAGGACCACCGGCAGCGCGCCGGCCGCGAGTATCTTGCGCACCGCGAACTCGATGTTCGCGTGGCTCTTCATCGTGTCGGTGTGGACGATGTCGGCATCGCCGATGTCGACGATCCTGACCTCGTCGGCCGGCAGATACGTCGCGTCATCCTCATGGTCGTAGGCGCCGCCATGGCCGAAGGAAAACAGCGTGGAGGCTTCGCGGATCGCCCGCGGTCCGAAACGGGTGCCGG
The nucleotide sequence above comes from Mesorhizobium shangrilense. Encoded proteins:
- a CDS encoding polysaccharide deacetylase family protein, with protein sequence MIRNRIPWPSGAKCAACITFDMDADSLVHIAHPQDGHSRVSAISMLQYGPKVAVPRIVESYRQLDLKQTFFVPAWCIEQYPQAIEAILEGGHELAHHGFLHEHPRELSDEEEAHWLDRGIEVIERVSGKRPRGWRAPLYNFSHRSADLLAARGFAYDASLMGDDIPYLLECDAGRLVELPSHWGLDDWPQYVQSMDLDYMMPIRAPEQGFLTFAQEFEAAYRHGGLWFPVVHPFATGRLARWEVVHRFLENVLARGDVWFAPMEEIAAHVLKVVADGTWAPRVDRLPYYAEPVRVR
- a CDS encoding SDR family NAD(P)-dependent oxidoreductase, with protein sequence MTRRVLVTGAYRGIGAACALAFAKTGAHVAMADIRSPEGAGHAAREAGAAEVLALACDVSDEAAVFALGQSVRGAFGGLDVLVHCAGIIHEAPLLETPVADFDRVIAVNLRGSFLVGKMAIGLMDGSEQVPARAVMIASDMAYYGRETFSPYVASKHGVLGLVRSWAKEFAPRILVNAICPGPIDTEMLGADNMSAEWRARELSIPLARFGKPEEVAELTIFLAGDGGRYFTGQGISVNGGSIMP
- a CDS encoding SDR family NAD(P)-dependent oxidoreductase; the protein is MGHVRYDFSGESVLVTGASRGIGRAVAEAFALAGADVTVLSSGKGIHDAAREIAAKAGRPVRAIECDITDAAAVKSALAGLGRIDVLVNNAGLERITPLLDPDECVEETFRRITDINTNGTFYVTRNAVPHMREGGRIVVTASIWSRVAVPEFSAYITSKHANLGFTRVMAKELGTKGIRVNAVCPGWVRTEAAMLSLKNMSLRTGRGEDDLLAEIVGAQVLPGLLEPEDLAAPYLFLASDGAKDMTGQALMLDRGEVMA
- the speB gene encoding agmatinase, which translates into the protein MSSNSYDSGRLNLPFVGICTFGKYPYQPDWEAIDADVAVVGAPFDCGTQWRAGTRFGPRAIREASTLFSFGHGGAYDHEDDATYLPADEVRIVDIGDADIVHTDTMKSHANIEFAVRKILAAGALPVVLGGDHSINIPCINAFSDDCAKNGPIHIVQIDAHLDYVDERHGVRYGHGNPMRRAAEKPYVSGLSQLGIRNVSSTAKEGYEDAREMGSDILSVRQIRALGIDAVVERVPAGARYYVTIDIDGFDPSIAPGTGTPSHGGFIYYEVLEILAALVKRGTVVGIDLVEVAPDYDHSGSTSILAAQVLMNLIGRVMHARKG